A window of Halovivax gelatinilyticus genomic DNA:
AGGCGGCCGTCGTCGGCGCGCCCGACGAGAAACGCGGTCAGATCGTCAAAGCGTTCGTCGTCCTGGAAGCGGGCCACGAGGCGTCACCAACACTCACCGAGGCGCTACAGGAGTACGTCAAGGGCCAGATCGCCCCCTACAAGTACCCCCGAGAGATCGAGTACTTAGAGAAACTGCCCACGACCGAGACCGGCAAGATCCAGCGGGCGAAACTCCGCGAGCGCGAGACGGAGTCGTAATTCAACCCAGCGACGTGACGCGATCGACGTCGACGCGTTCGGCTGGGGGCGGTCGTATCCATTACTGGTCTCGATTCGGTTGGACGGAAACGCACCGTCGCCGGCGGTCGATTCGTTTCGCCCGAACGCCGGACGTGTACGAACCGTCGATACGCGGCCGGATCGTGAGCGCTCTGCTGGCGACGTGTCGACCTGCACGCCGCGGATAGGCACCCCCTTACTTAGCCGGCCGACGCCGAACGCACGAGCGATGATTCCATCGAGACGGCGACTCGCAGAACACCTCGTTCCCGACGAGGGGATCGAGGTCGTCGCCTACGGACGGCTCGTCGACGAGTCCGTCCGCGGTACCGTCGTGATCGGACTGACCGATCGCCGGATACTCTGTCTCGCACCCGACGGCGATCTGGTCGACGTGGATTACGCGTCGATCTGTACGATCAGGAGTTTCATCCACTCGCGACTGACGTTCGACGGCGTCGACTCGCGGCTGATCGCCGCCGCCTTCGGTCTCCTGGCGGTGGCGTTCGCGCTCGCCGGCGCCGCCCTCGCCGCGCCGTCGAATCCGACCGAGGCCAGCGGTTCCGGGCTCGCGCTGGTGGTCGTGACGATCGGGGCGACAATCGTCTCGCTCGGCGCGAGTCGTCTCACCCGATCGGAGGCCGTCGACGAGCCGGTCGGCCGTCGGTATCCACCGTTCGGTGCACTCGCTCGGTTGCTGAAGTGGGGCTGGAACGGCGGATACGGACTGGTCGCGTGGGGTGTCGATCGAGTGCGTCGGGTCGTTCCACCGGCCGCAGCCGCGCTGCGGGCGATCGTTCGATCGCTCGCCGGGTGGACGGTGCGAATAGGATTCTGGACGCTCGCCCTCGCTCGTCGCGTCGCGACCGGCGTGTGGGTGGGGTCGAGACCGGCCCGGAGGCGAGTTCGACGGACCCTCGATCCGGTTCGCGCGCGAGTCGACCCGCCGCTCCGTCGGGCGGGTGTCGACCGTCGGTTTCGGGTCGGCGCCGACGTCGCGTCCGATGCGTGGACGTCGCTCGACCGTCGGTGTCGCACGCTCTGGCGGATCGGCCGCGAACGCGCCGCCCGCGTGCGTGTCACCGTCGCCCATCGCCCGTCGGGGCGGTCCGTCGCGAGCCGACTTCGATCGCGCGCCCGAGGTCGATCGGGTAACTCGATCCGTCGGCCGACCCTCGCGGGCGGCCTTCGATGGCTCGCCTCTGCCGCGGCGCTCGTCGCGGTACTCGCGCTGGGCGCCATCCTGCTAAACGGCACCGGGCTGACCGTCGGTCTCTTCGTTGCGCTCTCGATCGGGTGCCTCTGGCTGGCTCGAATCGCGATCCGCGGCGAATCGGATCACCGCTGGATCGAGATCTCCAGACGCCGGGAACGAGAACTGACGGTCCACACGGTCGACGGCGATTCCGTTCGACTTCTGGTCGACGAGCGCTCGTCGATCGACACCGAACTCAGCCGGCTCGCGGCGACGGCATCTCGGCCGACGGACGATCCGACGGTTCCCGAGGTGGTCGCCGGCTAACGGCATCTCCGACGGCGTCGCTCGGTTCGAATCGAATCGGTCGATTACCGCGGAGCGCTCGTCTCGCCCCGGATTCGATCGTCGAACCGGGTCGAGGTGCGTTTCGCTCGTCGGTGATCGTCGAACGACGTTCCGAGGCAGATGCGACTGGCGACGGCACGTAACGGAGCGAGTCTGGAGCGACTTCGACCGATTGGCAACGGACGTCGGGTGAACTGATGGTCGATCGTAGCGATTCACTCGCACAAATACATCCGATCGGACGTAGGTATTTTACAGAACTTCCTTCAATTTTGGCACTCTCTAGGTGATACGTTGGTCTCCTTTTGCATTTGACCGGAATCCTTTTTGAACAGTCGTTCTATTGTGGGGTGATGGCAAACGACACATCACGGACGCCGGTCGCTGGCGTTCGGCGTCGAACGATGCTGAAGGGGACAGGCGTTGCCGGCGTCTCGATGCTCGCCGGCTGTCTCGGTGGAGACGATGACGGCATTACGATCGGTGCCCTGCAGCCACTATCGGGTAATTTCGCGGCGTGGGGCGCCGCCCACGAGGCCGGTCTTGAGTTCGCCGTCGACGAGGTCAACGAGGAAGGATTTCTCGACGAGGAGGTGACCGTCGAATCCACCGATACGGAAAGCGATGCAGGCGACGCCGCGACGGCGTTTCGCCGTTTCGTCGAGGAAGACGGAGCCGTCGGCATTACGGGACCGGTCTCGAGCGACGTGGGGGTCCGGACGGCCCAGATCGCCGAAGAACTCGAGACGCCGATGGTCTTACACATGGCGGGGACCCACCAGCTTCACACCACCCAATCGCAGTACTCGTTTCGGCTCGGATCGCTTCCCGCCCCGATGGACTTACAGCCCCAGGCCGACCTCATCGAGGAACGAGGTTACGAAACGATCGGTGCGATCGTCGCCGACTACGAGTGGGGGCGGACGGTCGAAGACCAGATCGAGGAACTGTTTCCGGCAGGAATCGACCTGACGGTCGAGGTTACCCCGCTCGGGGAGAGCGAGTTCACCCCGTACCTGCGGGATATGCCCGACGACCTGGACCTGCTCGTCGCCACCGGCCACCCACCGGGTTCCATCTCGATCCACGCACAATCCCGTGAGATCGGGTTAGAACACGAGCTGACGACGGGGGCCGGGTTGCCACCGAACGTGATATACGAGGCACTCGGTGAGCACGCAGAGACGTTCGCACACCTTCACGTAACGGACGTCTACGGGGATGCGTTCGCCGACGTGGCGAGTCGGTTCGCCGACGAACGCGGCGAACAGATGTCGACCCACGAAGGATACGGCTACATCGCCGGGCGCGTCTTCGCCGAAGCGATCGACACGGCCGACTCGACGGATTCGACGGAGATCGCGGCCGCGATTCGCGATATCGAGTACGAGACGATCCTGGCGAACCCGCTCCGGTACAACGACTGGGGCGAGATCGACGACGTAAGCGCCTTCTTTAGTACGCTACACGAGGGCGGACCGGAGTACTTCCCGGACGGGGACTTCCACTTAGAAGAAGAGTACCAGAGCGATCCGATGTCGGCCGACCTCGTCGAACCGCTCGTCGACGACGAGCGGTAGTGTCGACCGAAACGGTGTCCTCGTTGAACCGTAAACTGTCGCCTCTCTGATCCGAAAACCGTCTTCTCGTTGAATCGTGGTTACTTACGCAGGTACGCGTTTCGCACTCGATCGCTCTCGAGGAGCGTGGCTGCGTCATCGGCTGCAACGATACGGCCGTTCTCGATCACGTACGCGCGTTCGGCCAGTTCGAGCGCCTTGTGTACGTGCTGTTCGGTGAGCAGTATCGTGATCTCCTCGCTGATCTCGGATACCTTTTCGAAGACGCGCTCGACGAGTTGCGGTGCGAGTCCGACCGACAGTTCGTCCAGCGCGAGGACGCTGGGTTTCGCCATGAGTCCACGTCCGATCGCGAGCATCTGCTGTTCGCCGCCGCTCAACGTCCCGGCGCGCTGTTGGCGTCGCTCTCCGAGGACCGGAAAGAGGTCGTATACCTCCCTTGCAGTACGTTCTCGCTCGGATCGCTGGGTGTACGCGCCCATTTCTAAATTCTCCGCAACGGTCATTTCGGTGAAGAGGTTGCGGGCTTCGGGAACCTGGACGAACCCACGTTTGACGATTTGATCGGGCCGCAACGCCGACCCATCCTCTCCGAAGAGGGTGATCGACCCGTCTTCGATCGAGTGTAATCCCGAGAGAACCTGTAACAGCGTCGTCTTCCCGGCGCCATTTGGCCCGACGAGCGCGACGACTCGATCGGACTCGGTTATCTCGATCGAGACGTCCCACAACACCTGGAGATCGCCGTAGTAGACGTCGATATTCTCCGCTCGAATCAGCGACTCGGTCATACGCCACCTCCGAGATACGCCTCGAGAACGCGTTCGTTTTGCTGGATTGCCGACGGTTTGCCGTCGGCGATGAGCGATCCCTCGTTGAGAACGAGCAGGCGGTCTGTCGTTCCCATGATCGCCTCGACGACGTGTTCGATCCACAGCACCGAGATGCCGAGTTCGTCCCGGATCCGTTCGATTGTCGCCGTGAGCTCGTCGATCTCCGCCGGCGTCAGTCCACTCCCGATCTCGTCTAAGAGCAACAGTTTCGGGTCGCACGCGAGCGCCCGGGCGAGTTCGACGTGCTTTCGCTGGGCCATTGGTAACTCGTGAGCGTCGGTCTCCGCCTGTCCGTCGAGTCCAACGAAC
This region includes:
- a CDS encoding ABC transporter ATP-binding protein, which encodes MTESLIRAENIDVYYGDLQVLWDVSIEITESDRVVALVGPNGAGKTTLLQVLSGLHSIEDGSITLFGEDGSALRPDQIVKRGFVQVPEARNLFTEMTVAENLEMGAYTQRSERERTAREVYDLFPVLGERRQQRAGTLSGGEQQMLAIGRGLMAKPSVLALDELSVGLAPQLVERVFEKVSEISEEITILLTEQHVHKALELAERAYVIENGRIVAADDAATLLESDRVRNAYLRK
- a CDS encoding ABC transporter substrate-binding protein yields the protein MANDTSRTPVAGVRRRTMLKGTGVAGVSMLAGCLGGDDDGITIGALQPLSGNFAAWGAAHEAGLEFAVDEVNEEGFLDEEVTVESTDTESDAGDAATAFRRFVEEDGAVGITGPVSSDVGVRTAQIAEELETPMVLHMAGTHQLHTTQSQYSFRLGSLPAPMDLQPQADLIEERGYETIGAIVADYEWGRTVEDQIEELFPAGIDLTVEVTPLGESEFTPYLRDMPDDLDLLVATGHPPGSISIHAQSREIGLEHELTTGAGLPPNVIYEALGEHAETFAHLHVTDVYGDAFADVASRFADERGEQMSTHEGYGYIAGRVFAEAIDTADSTDSTEIAAAIRDIEYETILANPLRYNDWGEIDDVSAFFSTLHEGGPEYFPDGDFHLEEEYQSDPMSADLVEPLVDDER